A genomic region of uncultured Acidilobus sp. JCHS contains the following coding sequences:
- a CDS encoding Diadenosine tetraphosphate (Ap4A) hydrolase, HIT-like, with product MRGDDAFCRIARGEERAYVAYSDDEVMVILDRSPICRGHLLVISRDHYEGVDSAPPEVVSRAFLVAAAVARYLRERLGAPGVNIVTNSGAQAGQVVFHFHVHVIPRWRDCPPPIFSDEGVDVSRVARRHRLTEEEAREVLSGLRGLPEFIRGYLGLSKG from the coding sequence TTGAGGGGCGACGACGCCTTCTGCAGGATAGCGAGGGGCGAGGAGAGGGCCTATGTGGCCTACAGCGACGACGAAGTCATGGTCATACTCGACAGGTCGCCGATATGCAGGGGCCACTTACTGGTCATATCGAGGGACCACTACGAGGGCGTCGACAGCGCTCCCCCTGAAGTCGTCTCAAGGGCCTTCCTCGTGGCAGCCGCCGTGGCCAGGTACCTCAGGGAGAGGCTCGGGGCGCCTGGCGTCAACATAGTGACGAACAGCGGCGCCCAGGCGGGCCAGGTGGTCTTTCACTTCCACGTCCACGTCATACCGAGGTGGAGGGACTGCCCGCCCCCCATATTCAGCGACGAGGGGGTTGACGTGAGCAGGGTGGCCAGGAGGCACAGGCTCACAGAGGAGGAGGCCAGGGAGGTGCTCTCAGGGCTCAGGGGCCTCCCGGAGTTCATAAGGGGCTACCTGGGCCTCTCGAAGGGCTAG
- a CDS encoding putative aspartyl protease, translating to MGHTTALARVCNPHDRARCLDLELIVDAGITYTWIRRKRLESIGIRPSGTRRFRTIEGRTVEREVGEAVIECLGERATRVVVFAERDDVEVMGVEALEGLGLEVDPVTRQLRRSESMLALTALDDRP from the coding sequence GTGGGCCACACCACTGCCCTGGCCAGGGTCTGCAACCCTCACGACAGGGCCAGGTGCCTTGATCTAGAGCTGATCGTTGACGCGGGCATCACGTACACTTGGATAAGGAGGAAGAGGCTCGAATCCATTGGCATAAGGCCCAGCGGGACCAGGAGGTTCAGAACCATAGAGGGGAGGACCGTGGAGAGGGAGGTCGGGGAGGCTGTCATAGAGTGCCTGGGCGAGAGGGCCACCAGGGTGGTGGTGTTCGCTGAGAGGGACGACGTGGAGGTCATGGGGGTGGAGGCGCTTGAGGGCCTGGGCCTTGAGGTCGACCCTGTGACCAGGCAGCTCAGGAGGTCAGAGTCCATGCTGGCCTTAACGGCCCTTGATGACAGGCCTTAG